Proteins from a genomic interval of Zingiber officinale cultivar Zhangliang chromosome 1B, Zo_v1.1, whole genome shotgun sequence:
- the LOC122043008 gene encoding probable CCR4-associated factor 1 homolog 11 produces MGVLVLPAGEFLWLAGRQMSHNVDNLHVIQLGFTLFDDHGNQPMPGPGVSWQINFSDYDPDDDPSLPTPIRKSGIDLQRNRREGVSSSELCAALLREKLFCQGGKFVTFHGMYDVAYLLKILTGGKPLPDTLREFMTEAWSIFGGRLFDIKYMARFCPGLLGGELGLEKLANLLKVEADGVAHQAGFDSLVTGLIFHELHKRWEIDDEQVSMILYGLESACQEIKAPSSFNPLLRSPASTGSGVMVPLPMMRSPCPFRSQRGGVCVHPLATPYMIKW; encoded by the exons ATGGGGGTGCTGGTTCTTCCTGCCGGCGAGTTCTTGTGGCTAGCTGGTCGGCAAATGTCA CATAACGTTGACAATCTCCATGTCATCCAGCTTGGTTTTACCCTTTTTGACGACCACGGCAACCAGCCTATGCCCGGCCCCGGTGTATCATGGCAAATTAACTTCTCCGATTATGACCCAGACGACGATCCTTCCTTGCCGACGCCCATTAGGAAAAGCGGCATCGATCTCCAAAGAAATCGACGCGAGGGGGTTTCTTCATCAGAACTCTGCGCCGCTCTGCTCCGGGAGAAATTATTCTGCCAGGGCGGTAAGTTTGTCACGTTCCATGGCATGTACGATGTTGCGTACCTGTTGAAGATTTTAACCGGCGGAAAGCCGCTGCCGGACACACTGCGAGAATTTATGACGGAGGCGTGGAGCATTTTCGGCGGACGACTCTTCGATATCAAGTACATGGCTCGGTTCTGCCCTGGACTCCTTGGCGGCGAGCTTGGGTTAGAGAAACTTGCAAATCTGTTGAAGGTGGAGGCCGACGGTGTCGCTCACCAAGCAGGATTCGATAGTCTGGTAACTGGATTAATTTTCCATGAGCTGCATAAAAGGTGGGAGATCGACGACGAGCAGGTCTCTATGATTCTTTATGGCTTGGAGAGTGCTTGCCAGGAGATTAAGGCTCCATCTTCTTTCAATCCTCTCCTGCGCTCACCGGCTTCAACTGGTAGTGGTGTTATGGTACCACTGCCGATGATGCGCTCACCTTGTCCTTTCCGGTCTCAGCGTGGTGGTGTCTGTGTTCATCCGCTGGCGACACCTTACATGATCAAATGGTAA